From a single Natronorubrum tibetense GA33 genomic region:
- a CDS encoding hydantoinase B/oxoprolinase family protein: MTRDTTDDTGTPDESIDPVTLEVLRNQLESVAEEMGQTLIRGAYSPNIKERRDCSTALFDAEGRMIAQAEHIPVHLGAMPAAVDAVLEYDPKPGDVFVLNDPFTGGTHLPDVTMVSPIAPQTSGDHDAGAASDDPEIVGFAVSRAHHADVGGMTPGSMPAGAREIYQEGLRLPPTRLVEGGERREDVQSLILANVRNPTERRADLRAQLAANERAEERLSALFDEHGRETVVSGFDAVIDYSRERISDEIAALPDGTYEATDLLEGDGITDGDIEIRVSVTVDGDAIDVDFSGTAGQLEGNLNAPIAVAKSAVYFVVRCITDPEIPPNHGCYEPVKVHAPEGSLLNPNPPAAVVGGNVETSQRVTDVVFTALAGAAPERVPAQGQGTMNNLTIGARDGSFTYYETIGGGFGARAGRDGMDGVQVGMTNTLNTPIESLETEYPLRVERYALRPDSGGEGRFRGGLGLDRTVTVEADATVSLLTERRRHAPKGVAGGQNGATGENLIDGESVPAKTTVDVEAGTTVSVRTPGGGGHGEPSERDDSALEDDRSAGKRTDSSEETEGGVADR, encoded by the coding sequence CATCGATCCGGTGACCCTCGAGGTGCTGCGCAACCAACTCGAGAGCGTCGCCGAAGAGATGGGGCAGACGTTGATCCGCGGGGCCTACTCGCCGAACATCAAGGAACGCCGGGACTGCTCGACCGCGTTATTCGACGCCGAGGGGCGGATGATCGCCCAGGCCGAGCACATCCCGGTCCACCTCGGCGCGATGCCCGCGGCCGTCGACGCGGTGCTCGAGTACGATCCGAAACCAGGCGACGTCTTCGTGCTCAACGACCCATTCACGGGCGGGACGCACCTGCCCGACGTGACGATGGTGTCGCCTATAGCACCCCAGACGAGCGGGGACCACGACGCCGGAGCGGCCAGCGACGACCCCGAAATCGTCGGCTTCGCCGTCTCACGAGCCCACCACGCAGATGTCGGGGGTATGACCCCCGGCAGTATGCCCGCCGGGGCACGGGAGATCTATCAAGAGGGGCTTCGGCTCCCACCGACTCGACTGGTCGAGGGCGGCGAGCGCCGCGAGGACGTGCAGTCGCTGATCCTCGCGAACGTCCGCAATCCGACCGAGCGACGGGCCGATCTGCGTGCACAACTGGCGGCGAACGAACGCGCCGAAGAACGGCTGAGCGCGCTCTTCGACGAGCACGGACGGGAGACGGTGGTGTCGGGATTCGACGCCGTCATCGACTACTCGCGAGAGCGAATATCGGACGAAATCGCGGCGCTACCCGACGGCACCTACGAGGCGACCGACCTCCTCGAGGGCGACGGGATCACCGACGGAGACATCGAAATCCGCGTCTCGGTGACGGTCGACGGCGACGCGATCGATGTCGACTTCTCGGGAACCGCGGGACAGCTCGAGGGGAACCTCAACGCCCCCATCGCGGTCGCAAAGAGCGCGGTCTACTTCGTCGTACGCTGTATCACCGATCCCGAGATTCCGCCGAACCACGGCTGCTACGAGCCGGTGAAAGTCCACGCGCCCGAGGGATCGCTGTTGAATCCGAACCCACCTGCCGCCGTGGTCGGCGGCAACGTCGAGACCAGCCAGCGCGTGACGGACGTCGTCTTCACCGCGCTTGCGGGGGCCGCACCCGAGCGCGTGCCAGCCCAGGGCCAGGGGACGATGAACAACCTGACCATCGGCGCGCGCGACGGCTCGTTCACCTACTACGAAACCATCGGCGGCGGCTTCGGCGCTCGAGCGGGCCGTGACGGGATGGACGGTGTGCAGGTGGGGATGACGAACACGCTGAACACACCGATCGAATCCCTCGAGACCGAGTACCCGCTGCGGGTCGAGCGCTATGCGCTCCGTCCGGACAGTGGCGGCGAGGGGCGGTTCCGGGGTGGGCTGGGACTCGATCGAACCGTCACCGTCGAGGCGGACGCGACGGTGTCGCTGCTGACCGAACGGCGTCGCCACGCGCCGAAGGGGGTCGCCGGCGGGCAAAACGGTGCCACCGGGGAGAATCTGATCGACGGCGAGTCGGTGCCCGCGAAGACGACCGTCGACGTCGAAGCTGGGACGACAGTATCCGTTCGGACGCCGGGCGGCGGCGGACACGGCGAGCCGAGCGAGCGGGACGATAGCGCGCTCGAGGACGACCGCTCGGCCGGGAAGCGAACCGACTCGAGCGAGGAAACGGAG